Proteins encoded within one genomic window of Brenneria nigrifluens DSM 30175 = ATCC 13028:
- a CDS encoding glutathione S-transferase family protein, producing MLTIWGRENSTNVKKVRWCAAELALSYQHIPAGGQFGRNQDADYLVLNPNGLIPCLQDDDLVLWESNTIVRYLAAQYGQDSLYLANAGARASAEKWMDWTTTLAVSFGAVFINLVRVAPEKRDMALVNKSMAECERLLSIADDALARQRWLSGEKFGIGDIPLGCIAYAWFSMNIERQPRPNLQRWYQQLTERPAYQQTVMLPLT from the coding sequence ATGCTGACAATTTGGGGACGTGAAAATTCAACCAACGTCAAAAAAGTGCGCTGGTGCGCGGCGGAATTGGCGCTGTCTTATCAACATATTCCGGCCGGCGGACAGTTTGGCCGCAATCAGGATGCGGACTATCTGGTGCTGAACCCGAACGGGCTGATCCCCTGTTTGCAGGACGACGATCTGGTGCTGTGGGAATCCAACACCATAGTGCGTTATCTGGCGGCGCAATACGGGCAGGATTCGCTGTATCTCGCGAACGCCGGCGCGCGGGCGAGCGCGGAGAAATGGATGGACTGGACCACTACGCTGGCGGTCTCATTTGGCGCCGTGTTTATCAACCTGGTGCGCGTGGCGCCGGAAAAACGCGATATGGCGCTGGTGAATAAAAGCATGGCGGAATGCGAGCGCTTATTGAGCATCGCCGACGACGCGCTGGCGCGGCAACGGTGGCTGTCCGGTGAGAAATTCGGCATTGGCGACATCCCGCTGGGCTGCATCGCCTATGCCTGGTTTTCTATGAATATCGAACGCCAGCCGCGCCCCAATCTGCAACGCTGGTATCAACAGTTGACCGAACGTCCGGCCTATCAGCAAACGGTGATGCTGCCGTTGACGTAG
- a CDS encoding PQQ-dependent sugar dehydrogenase has translation MPRSAMPYSSLSSSLPPLSRWLFPATALLFSASLFAASPKVTELQDKLDHPWSLAFLPDEQGMLITERAGNLRRWQAAGGLSEPIAGVPQVYAKSQGGLLEVALSPDFAEGRRIYLSFAEEGSDGKAGTAVGYGRLSEDYKRLENFTVFFRQEPKLSTGNHFGGKLAFDRQGYLFISLGENNQRPTAQDLDKLQGKIVRLTADGKVPADNPLVERPSARPEIWSYGHRNPQGLAINPWNGALWENEHGPKGGDEINIPQAGKNYGWPLATYGINYSGLKIPESQGEQVAGMENPDYYWKKSPGVSGMAFYNSDRFPQWKNSLFIGALAEENLIRLTLEGDKVVAEERLLDDRDERIREVRQGPDGYIYLLTDHDNGKLLKVGPE, from the coding sequence ATGCCTCGTAGCGCGATGCCTTACTCCTCTCTATCGTCATCCCTACCGCCGCTGAGTCGCTGGTTATTTCCGGCGACGGCGCTGCTGTTTTCCGCCTCCCTGTTTGCCGCTTCGCCCAAGGTGACGGAGTTGCAGGATAAACTCGATCATCCCTGGTCGCTGGCGTTTTTGCCGGACGAACAGGGGATGCTGATTACCGAACGGGCGGGCAATTTACGCCGCTGGCAGGCGGCAGGCGGACTTTCCGAACCTATCGCCGGCGTACCGCAAGTGTATGCCAAATCGCAGGGCGGGCTGCTGGAAGTGGCGCTGTCGCCCGATTTTGCCGAGGGCCGACGCATCTACCTGAGTTTCGCCGAAGAAGGCAGCGATGGCAAAGCGGGAACGGCGGTGGGCTACGGCCGCCTGTCGGAGGATTATAAACGGCTGGAGAATTTTACCGTTTTCTTCCGTCAGGAGCCCAAGCTGTCCACCGGGAACCATTTTGGCGGCAAACTGGCTTTTGACCGCCAAGGATATCTGTTTATTTCCCTGGGAGAAAATAACCAGCGCCCGACGGCACAGGATCTGGATAAGCTGCAAGGCAAAATCGTGCGCCTGACCGCCGACGGCAAGGTCCCGGCGGATAATCCGCTGGTCGAACGGCCGAGCGCGCGCCCGGAGATTTGGTCGTACGGCCATCGCAATCCGCAGGGGCTGGCGATCAATCCCTGGAACGGGGCGTTATGGGAAAATGAGCACGGTCCGAAAGGGGGCGATGAAATCAATATACCCCAGGCCGGTAAAAATTACGGCTGGCCGTTGGCGACTTACGGCATCAACTATTCCGGGCTTAAGATCCCCGAATCCCAGGGCGAGCAGGTGGCCGGTATGGAGAACCCGGATTATTACTGGAAGAAATCACCCGGCGTCAGCGGAATGGCGTTCTATAACAGCGACCGTTTCCCGCAGTGGAAAAACTCGCTGTTTATCGGCGCGTTGGCGGAGGAAAACCTTATTCGCTTAACGCTGGAGGGCGATAAGGTGGTGGCGGAAGAGCGCTTATTGGATGACCGGGACGAACGCATTCGCGAGGTGCGGCAGGGGCCGGACGGCTATATTTATCTGCTGACCGATCATGATAACGGCAAGCTGCTGAAGGTGGGGCCGGAGTAG
- the rimO gene encoding 30S ribosomal protein S12 methylthiotransferase RimO, whose translation MQQPRIGFVSLGCPKNLVDSERILTELRTEGYQVVPRYDDAELVIVNTCGFIDSAVQESLEAIGEALNENGKVIVTGCLGAKENQIREVHPRVLEITGPHSYEQVLSHVHQYVPKPEHNPFTSLVPAQGVKLTPRHYAYLKISEGCNHRCTFCIIPSMRGDLDSRPIGSVLDEAKRLAGAGVKELLVISQDTSAYGADVKQRTGFWNGQPVKTSMVSLCEQLASLGIWVRLHYVYPYPHVDDVIPLMAAGKILPYLDIPLQHASPRILKLMKRPGAVERTLERIKRWREICPELTLRSTFIVGFPGETEAEFQMLLDFLQEAQLDRVGCFKYSPVEGAAANQLPDQVPEEIKEERYHRFMQLQQSISARRLREKIGRELLVLIDEVDGEGAIGRSMADAPEIDGAVYMNGESGVSVGDIVKVKIEHADEYDLWGSRI comes from the coding sequence ATGCAACAACCCCGTATCGGCTTCGTTTCCCTGGGCTGCCCGAAAAATCTGGTGGACTCCGAAAGGATCCTCACCGAACTGCGTACTGAAGGTTATCAGGTGGTGCCGCGCTATGACGATGCCGAACTGGTGATCGTCAATACCTGCGGTTTTATCGACAGCGCCGTGCAGGAGTCGCTGGAGGCCATTGGCGAAGCGCTGAATGAAAACGGCAAGGTTATCGTCACCGGCTGTCTGGGCGCAAAAGAAAATCAAATCCGGGAAGTACATCCCAGGGTGCTGGAAATCACCGGGCCGCACAGCTACGAACAGGTATTGTCGCACGTACATCAATATGTGCCGAAACCCGAACACAATCCGTTTACCAGTCTGGTTCCGGCGCAGGGCGTGAAACTGACGCCGCGTCATTACGCCTACCTGAAAATATCGGAGGGCTGCAACCATCGCTGCACATTCTGCATTATTCCGTCGATGCGCGGCGATCTGGACAGCCGCCCTATCGGTTCGGTGCTGGATGAAGCGAAACGTCTGGCGGGTGCGGGGGTGAAAGAGCTGCTGGTGATCTCGCAGGACACCTCCGCCTACGGCGCCGACGTGAAACAGCGTACCGGTTTCTGGAACGGTCAACCGGTCAAAACCAGTATGGTCAGCCTGTGCGAACAGCTGGCTTCGCTGGGGATATGGGTGCGTTTGCATTACGTCTACCCTTATCCGCATGTGGATGACGTTATTCCGCTGATGGCCGCCGGAAAAATCCTGCCGTACCTGGATATTCCGCTGCAACACGCCAGCCCGCGTATTCTCAAGCTGATGAAGCGCCCCGGCGCGGTGGAAAGAACGCTGGAACGCATCAAGCGCTGGCGCGAAATTTGCCCGGAGCTGACGCTGCGTTCAACCTTTATCGTCGGCTTTCCCGGCGAAACCGAAGCAGAGTTCCAGATGCTGCTCGACTTCCTGCAAGAAGCCCAACTGGATCGCGTCGGCTGTTTCAAATACAGCCCGGTGGAGGGCGCAGCGGCGAATCAGCTGCCGGATCAGGTGCCGGAAGAGATCAAGGAGGAACGCTACCATCGCTTTATGCAGCTTCAGCAGAGCATTTCCGCCCGCCGCCTACGGGAGAAAATCGGCCGCGAACTTCTGGTACTGATCGATGAAGTCGATGGGGAAGGCGCCATCGGACGCAGCATGGCCGATGCCCCGGAAATCGACGGCGCGGTCTATATGAATGGCGAAAGCGGCGTCAGCGTGGGCGATATCGTAAAGGTAAAAATCGAGCACGCCGACGAGTACGACCTGTGGGGAAGCCGGATTTGA
- the sanA gene encoding outer membrane permeability protein SanA, giving the protein MWKRLIYGLLIIIGVLLLSAFALDRWISWKTAPFVYDELQALPSRQVGVVLGTAKYYRTGVINQYYLFRIQGALNAYNSGKISYLLLSGDNALQSYNEPMTMRRDLIAAGVSPTDIVLDYAGFRTLDSVVRTRKVFDTNDFTIITQRFHCERALFIALHLGIQAQCYAVPSPKNMLTVRLREFGARLGALFDLYIVKREPRFLGPQISIPAEHKIPEDAPDYPAVPPEQALNPARQG; this is encoded by the coding sequence ATGTGGAAACGCCTGATATACGGCCTGTTGATAATTATTGGCGTGCTGCTGCTGTCCGCTTTTGCCCTCGATCGCTGGATCAGTTGGAAAACAGCGCCTTTTGTTTATGACGAGCTTCAAGCGCTGCCGTCGCGACAGGTTGGCGTGGTATTGGGCACCGCCAAGTATTACCGCACCGGGGTCATCAATCAGTATTATCTTTTCCGTATCCAGGGGGCGTTGAATGCCTATAACAGCGGCAAAATCAGTTATCTGCTGCTAAGCGGCGACAATGCGCTGCAAAGTTACAACGAGCCGATGACCATGCGTCGCGACCTGATAGCGGCCGGCGTTTCTCCGACGGATATCGTGCTGGACTATGCGGGATTTCGTACGCTGGACTCGGTCGTCAGAACGCGGAAGGTGTTCGATACCAATGACTTCACCATCATTACCCAGCGTTTCCACTGCGAACGGGCGTTGTTTATCGCCCTGCACCTCGGCATTCAGGCGCAGTGCTACGCGGTTCCCTCCCCCAAAAATATGCTCACCGTGCGTCTGCGGGAATTCGGCGCCAGGCTGGGCGCGCTCTTTGATCTGTACATTGTGAAACGGGAACCCCGTTTTCTCGGACCGCAGATTTCGATTCCGGCAGAGCATAAAATTCCCGAGGATGCGCCGGATTACCCCGCCGTTCCCCCTGAGCAGGCGCTTAACCCGGCCCGCCAGGGCTAG
- the yeiB gene encoding DUF418 domain-containing protein YeiB — protein MPAQPTPSSRIATLDFARGVAVLGILLLNITAFGLPKAAYLNPAWQGLPSPTDAWTWAIMDLAVQAKFLTLFSLLFGAGLQLLLPRGKRWVHARLFWLMLIGLAHSIFFWDGDILLDYGLIGLVCYGMIRHAEGSRALLRTGAIMYLVGVGVLFVLSRLLSPQPGRFWQPGAADITYEAYWKTTGGPEAWGNRVDLLTDSLLSLGVQYGWLLAGAMLLGAGLMRSGWLKGTFSQRHYRRIACWLIPLALLINGGGVATQWLVQWEYRWSGLLLQIPRELSAILQAVGYLALCYGFWPTLCRWRITYWIGDIGRMALTNYLLQTLVCSLLFNHFGLFMRLDRLQLLAVVPVVWGINLLFSHYWLRHFRQGPLEWLWRRLTAAIAKAA, from the coding sequence ATGCCTGCTCAACCCACACCGTCCTCACGTATCGCCACGTTGGATTTTGCGCGCGGCGTCGCCGTACTCGGTATTCTACTGCTCAATATCACCGCTTTCGGCTTACCGAAGGCCGCCTATCTCAATCCTGCCTGGCAGGGTTTGCCGTCGCCGACGGATGCCTGGACCTGGGCCATCATGGATCTCGCCGTACAGGCAAAATTTTTGACGTTATTCTCGCTGCTGTTCGGGGCCGGGCTACAGCTTTTGCTGCCCAGAGGAAAGCGCTGGGTACATGCCCGACTGTTCTGGCTGATGCTGATTGGGCTGGCGCACAGCATTTTTTTCTGGGACGGCGATATTCTGCTGGATTACGGCCTGATTGGGCTGGTGTGCTACGGTATGATCCGCCACGCCGAGGGTAGCCGGGCGTTACTGCGCACCGGGGCGATAATGTATCTTGTCGGGGTGGGCGTGCTGTTTGTTTTAAGCCGCTTGCTCAGTCCGCAGCCGGGACGATTCTGGCAGCCGGGCGCCGCCGACATTACCTATGAGGCCTACTGGAAGACCACGGGCGGGCCGGAGGCATGGGGCAACAGGGTGGATTTGCTTACCGACAGCCTATTATCGCTGGGCGTCCAATACGGCTGGCTGCTGGCCGGCGCCATGCTGCTGGGCGCCGGCCTGATGCGCAGCGGCTGGCTGAAAGGGACGTTCAGCCAGCGGCACTACCGGCGCATTGCCTGCTGGCTGATTCCGCTGGCGTTATTGATCAACGGCGGCGGCGTGGCGACGCAGTGGCTGGTGCAGTGGGAATATCGCTGGAGCGGCCTGTTGTTGCAGATCCCCCGCGAGTTGAGCGCTATTCTGCAGGCGGTGGGCTATCTCGCGTTGTGTTATGGCTTTTGGCCGACGTTATGCCGCTGGCGTATCACTTACTGGATCGGCGATATCGGCCGTATGGCGCTGACCAATTATCTGCTGCAGACCCTGGTCTGTAGCCTGCTGTTTAACCATTTCGGGCTGTTTATGCGCCTGGATCGCCTGCAGCTGCTGGCCGTGGTGCCCGTAGTCTGGGGCATAAACCTGCTGTTTTCTCATTACTGGCTGCGTCATTTCCGTCAGGGGCCGCTTGAGTGGCTGTGGCGCCGGCTGACCGCGGCGATCGCCAAAGCGGCATAA
- the folE gene encoding GTP cyclohydrolase I FolE has product MSSLSKEAVLVHEALMARGLETPLRGELLDRETRKQRIAEHMTEVMNLLSLDLQDDSLAETPHRIAKMYVDEIFSGLDYANFPKITIIENKMKVDEMVTVRDITLTSTCEHHFVTIDGKATVAYIPKEGVIGLSKINRIVQFFSQRPQVQERLTQQILIALQTLLGTSNVAVCIDAVHYCVKARGIRDATSATTTTSLGGLFKSSQNTRQEFLRAVRHHG; this is encoded by the coding sequence ATGTCATCGTTAAGTAAAGAAGCCGTTCTGGTTCATGAGGCGCTGATGGCGCGCGGCCTCGAGACGCCGCTGCGCGGAGAATTGTTGGATCGGGAGACGCGTAAACAGCGCATTGCCGAACATATGACGGAAGTCATGAATCTGTTAAGCCTTGATTTGCAAGATGACAGTCTGGCGGAGACGCCGCACCGTATCGCCAAAATGTATGTCGATGAAATATTCTCCGGGCTGGATTACGCCAATTTTCCCAAAATCACCATCATTGAGAATAAAATGAAGGTGGATGAAATGGTCACCGTCCGGGACATCACCTTAACCAGCACCTGCGAACATCATTTCGTGACCATTGATGGTAAGGCGACGGTGGCCTATATTCCGAAAGAGGGCGTGATTGGTTTGTCGAAAATCAATCGTATCGTACAGTTCTTTTCCCAGCGCCCGCAGGTTCAGGAGCGTTTGACGCAACAAATTCTGATTGCATTGCAAACGTTGCTCGGTACCAGCAATGTCGCAGTATGCATTGATGCGGTGCATTATTGCGTCAAAGCCCGCGGTATCCGCGATGCGACCAGCGCGACCACCACTACCTCGCTGGGCGGATTATTTAAATCCAGCCAGAACACCCGTCAGGAATTTCTGCGCGCGGTACGCCATCACGGCTAG
- a CDS encoding methyl-accepting chemotaxis protein: MEFLKNITIRAMLLTILGIFLLLWGGVSFYMSSSLSEMTNLLESGEVQKKNADTIADGSDQYFRAAIRLVRAMDYNQSGETAEVDKLLVLADEAIKNTSAKLAEFKAADHGDVDKVMVEEMVGNWTRLIENGLQPLLASVRDNRPEEFRHLFRDVYPNLSLTFGGSMDKYQANAIASSGSSFARVYDLVSWNKHLLLVAVLVGLLILLLTDRYLVNYLVKPLEMIKGHFRVLADGQLGIHLDDFGRNCAGQLIPFLKDMQRSLINTVSTIRDSASSIYQGASEIKSGNNDLSSRTEQQAAALEQTAASMEQLGATVKQNAENVHQASKLAQDAAIAAKKGGDVTTEVVGTMATIATSSKKIADITSVINGIAFQTNILALNAAVEAARAGEQGRGFAVVAGEVRNLAQRSAQAAKEIEGLIAESVERVNTGSHQVTQTGEAMESIITAITRVNDLMGEIASASDEQSRGISQIGQAVTEMDGVTQQNAALVQESAAAAASLEDQARQLNEAVSVFQLAADEKRQSAKNLLSEKAAPVIKPALLTAKGGQKSGSANWETF; the protein is encoded by the coding sequence GTGGAATTTTTAAAAAATATCACCATCAGGGCAATGCTTTTAACGATATTGGGAATATTCCTACTCTTATGGGGAGGGGTATCTTTCTATATGTCATCGTCACTCAGTGAAATGACCAACTTATTAGAATCGGGGGAAGTACAGAAAAAGAATGCCGACACCATAGCCGACGGCAGCGATCAATATTTTCGCGCCGCTATCCGTTTAGTTCGGGCAATGGATTATAACCAGAGCGGCGAAACCGCCGAGGTGGACAAGTTGCTTGTCTTGGCGGATGAGGCGATAAAAAACACCTCGGCCAAACTGGCGGAATTTAAAGCCGCCGATCACGGCGATGTGGACAAGGTCATGGTCGAAGAGATGGTGGGAAACTGGACGCGGCTGATTGAGAACGGGCTGCAACCGTTGTTAGCATCGGTTCGCGACAATCGTCCCGAGGAGTTCCGTCATCTGTTCAGAGACGTTTATCCTAATCTGAGTCTTACCTTCGGCGGCAGCATGGACAAATATCAGGCCAATGCTATCGCCTCCTCCGGCAGCTCGTTTGCCCGCGTGTACGATCTGGTCAGTTGGAACAAACATCTCCTGCTGGTCGCGGTGCTGGTCGGCCTGTTGATTCTGCTATTGACCGACCGCTATCTGGTGAATTATCTGGTCAAGCCGTTGGAGATGATTAAAGGCCACTTCAGGGTTCTGGCGGATGGTCAGTTAGGAATACATCTTGATGACTTTGGCCGTAACTGCGCCGGCCAGTTAATCCCCTTTTTAAAAGATATGCAACGCAGCCTGATTAACACGGTTTCAACTATTCGTGACAGCGCCTCTTCGATTTATCAGGGAGCGAGCGAAATCAAAAGCGGCAACAACGATCTCTCGTCCCGCACCGAACAGCAGGCCGCGGCGTTGGAGCAAACGGCCGCCAGTATGGAGCAGCTCGGCGCCACGGTGAAGCAAAACGCGGAAAACGTTCATCAGGCCAGCAAACTGGCGCAGGATGCCGCCATCGCCGCCAAAAAAGGGGGAGACGTCACCACTGAGGTGGTGGGAACCATGGCCACTATCGCCACCAGCTCGAAGAAGATTGCCGATATTACCAGCGTTATCAACGGTATTGCCTTCCAGACCAATATTCTGGCGCTTAACGCGGCGGTGGAAGCGGCCAGAGCCGGCGAGCAAGGACGTGGTTTTGCGGTGGTGGCGGGGGAAGTGCGTAATCTGGCGCAGCGCAGCGCCCAGGCCGCCAAGGAAATCGAAGGGTTGATCGCCGAGTCGGTGGAGCGGGTGAATACCGGGTCGCATCAGGTTACGCAAACGGGGGAAGCGATGGAGTCCATCATCACCGCCATTACCCGGGTAAACGATCTGATGGGCGAGATTGCCTCGGCCTCCGACGAACAGAGCCGCGGTATCAGCCAGATCGGTCAGGCGGTGACTGAAATGGATGGCGTGACCCAGCAGAATGCTGCATTGGTGCAGGAGTCCGCCGCCGCGGCCGCTTCTCTGGAAGATCAGGCCCGCCAGCTGAATGAAGCGGTATCCGTCTTCCAATTGGCGGCGGATGAAAAACGGCAATCCGCTAAAAATCTGTTATCTGAAAAAGCGGCCCCGGTTATCAAGCCCGCTCTGCTGACGGCAAAGGGCGGCCAAAAGAGCGGCAGCGCCAACTGGGAAACCTTCTAA
- a CDS encoding S-(hydroxymethyl)glutathione dehydrogenase/class III alcohol dehydrogenase, translated as MQMIKTRAAVAWGPNQPLSIEEVDLMPPQKGEVLVRIVASGVCHTDAYTLSGKDPEGVFPAILGHEGGGIVEAVGEGVTSVAVGDHVIPLYTPECGECKFCRSGKTNLCQAIRTTQGKGLMPDGTTRFSKEGQPIFHYMGTSTFSELTVVPEISLAKISKEAPLEEVCLLGCGVTTGMGAVINTAKVKPGDSVAIFGLGGIGLSAIIGAQMAGAGRIIGIDINTSKFDLARKLGATDLINPKDYDKPIQEVIVELTDGGVDFSFECIGNVSVMRSALECCHKGWGESVIIGVAGAGEEIATRPFQLVTGRVWRGSAFGGVKGRSQLPGIVQRYMDGEFQLSDFITHTMGLEEINTAFDLMHQGESIRSVIHFS; from the coding sequence ATGCAAATGATCAAAACCCGCGCCGCCGTCGCCTGGGGGCCAAACCAACCGCTTTCCATTGAAGAAGTGGATCTGATGCCGCCGCAGAAAGGCGAGGTGCTGGTACGTATTGTCGCCAGCGGCGTTTGCCATACCGATGCCTATACGCTTTCAGGCAAAGATCCCGAGGGCGTTTTCCCGGCCATTCTCGGCCATGAAGGCGGCGGCATTGTGGAAGCCGTCGGCGAAGGCGTGACCAGCGTGGCGGTTGGCGATCACGTTATTCCGCTCTACACGCCGGAATGCGGCGAGTGTAAATTCTGCCGCTCGGGAAAAACCAACCTGTGCCAGGCGATCCGCACCACGCAGGGGAAAGGACTGATGCCCGACGGCACTACCCGCTTCTCCAAAGAGGGTCAGCCCATTTTCCACTATATGGGCACCTCCACGTTCTCCGAACTCACCGTAGTGCCTGAAATCTCGCTGGCTAAAATCAGCAAGGAAGCGCCGCTGGAAGAAGTCTGCCTGCTGGGCTGCGGCGTCACCACCGGCATGGGCGCCGTTATCAACACCGCCAAAGTGAAACCGGGCGACAGCGTGGCTATTTTCGGACTCGGGGGCATCGGGCTGTCGGCAATTATCGGCGCGCAGATGGCCGGCGCCGGACGGATTATCGGTATTGATATCAACACCAGTAAATTCGATCTGGCGCGCAAGCTGGGCGCCACCGATCTGATTAATCCCAAGGATTACGACAAACCGATTCAGGAGGTAATTGTCGAACTGACCGACGGCGGCGTGGATTTCTCTTTTGAATGTATCGGTAACGTCAGCGTGATGCGTTCGGCGCTGGAGTGTTGTCATAAAGGCTGGGGCGAATCGGTGATTATCGGCGTTGCCGGCGCGGGCGAAGAGATCGCCACCCGTCCGTTCCAACTGGTGACCGGCCGGGTATGGCGCGGTTCCGCTTTCGGCGGCGTGAAAGGACGCAGTCAACTGCCGGGGATCGTGCAGCGCTATATGGATGGCGAGTTTCAGCTCAGCGATTTTATTACCCACACCATGGGGCTGGAAGAGATCAACACCGCCTTTGATTTAATGCACCAAGGCGAATCGATCCGCTCTGTCATCCATTTCAGCTAA
- the fghA gene encoding S-formylglutathione hydrolase: protein MNLSLELLEEHRMFGGWQQRYSHASETLNCNMTFSIYLPPTSDDTPPPVLYWLSGLTCNDENFTIKAGAQRIAAQLGLVLVMADTSPRGDDVANDAGYDLGQGAGFYVNATRQPWAAHYQMYDYIAVELPALIQQHFNVSRRQSISGHSMGGHGALMLALRNPQHYLSASAFAPIVNPSQVPWGRKALCAYLGDDETQWLQYDSCHLLAKGGHKLPILVDQGDCDQFLPDQLQPAKLAEVARRHDWPLTLRTQSGYDHSYFFIASFIEDHLRFHARYLHQQ, encoded by the coding sequence ATGAACCTGTCGCTGGAACTTTTGGAAGAACACCGTATGTTCGGCGGCTGGCAGCAGCGCTACAGCCATGCGTCCGAGACGCTGAACTGCAATATGACGTTCAGCATCTATCTGCCGCCGACGTCCGATGATACCCCGCCCCCGGTGCTTTACTGGCTATCGGGATTGACCTGCAACGATGAAAACTTCACCATCAAAGCCGGCGCGCAACGCATCGCCGCGCAGCTTGGGCTGGTGCTGGTGATGGCGGACACCAGCCCGCGGGGCGACGACGTGGCGAATGACGCCGGATATGATCTGGGCCAAGGCGCCGGATTTTACGTCAACGCCACCCGGCAGCCCTGGGCGGCGCATTATCAGATGTATGACTACATCGCCGTTGAACTGCCGGCATTGATTCAGCAACATTTTAACGTTAGCCGCCGTCAGTCGATCAGCGGGCATTCGATGGGCGGCCACGGCGCGCTGATGCTGGCATTGCGCAATCCGCAACATTATCTGTCCGCATCGGCCTTTGCGCCCATCGTTAACCCCAGCCAGGTGCCCTGGGGGCGTAAAGCGTTATGCGCTTATCTGGGTGACGACGAAACCCAGTGGTTGCAGTACGACAGTTGCCATTTACTGGCCAAAGGCGGGCACAAACTGCCGATACTTGTCGATCAAGGCGATTGCGATCAGTTTTTACCCGACCAGTTGCAGCCGGCGAAACTGGCCGAAGTGGCCCGTCGGCACGACTGGCCGCTCACGCTGCGCACCCAGTCAGGCTACGATCATAGCTACTTCTTTATCGCCAGCTTTATTGAAGATCATCTGCGCTTTCACGCCCGGTATTTACACCAGCAATAA
- a CDS encoding KTSC domain-containing protein, with product MQRKRVSSAELFAIGYDAEKSILEVELLNGSIYQYSGVARMIYEELMSSTAKHRYYSRYIKSSFPYEKLQ from the coding sequence TTGCAAAGAAAACGAGTTTCATCAGCAGAGCTGTTCGCCATCGGCTACGATGCGGAAAAAAGCATACTGGAAGTAGAATTACTCAACGGCAGCATCTATCAATATAGCGGCGTGGCGCGCATGATTTATGAAGAGTTAATGTCGAGCACCGCCAAACACCGCTACTACTCGCGCTATATCAAAAGCTCGTTTCCCTACGAGAAATTACAGTAA
- a CDS encoding oxidoreductase yields the protein MNTTAIRVQVGPANYFSFPGAIDKLREFYPPAVLNNALWITGERALAAARPYLPAEFDAPAARRVVFGAHCSEGEVAKLVARAGEECRVVIGIGGGAVLDTAKVAARRLGAPLVAIPTIAATCSAWTPLSVWYNDAGQALRFEIFTDANHLVLVEPRIILAAPVEYLLAGVGDTLAKWYEAMVLSPRPETLPLTVRLGLQTALDIRDVLLQKSAAALQAAADGTLTQDFLDVIDAVIAGGGMVGGLGERFTRVAAAHAVHNGLTVLPQTERFLHGTKVAYGILVQSALLGDIDTLRQLKAAYKVLGLPTSLAELSVDINDRASVRAVIERTLQREESIHYLPLTLNESLLLEAFKTVETLAE from the coding sequence ATGAACACAACGGCAATCCGCGTACAGGTCGGTCCGGCCAACTATTTTTCATTCCCTGGGGCAATCGATAAACTGCGGGAATTTTATCCGCCCGCGGTGCTGAACAACGCGTTATGGATAACCGGCGAGCGGGCGCTGGCGGCGGCAAGGCCCTATCTTCCCGCTGAATTCGACGCCCCGGCGGCCCGGCGCGTGGTGTTCGGCGCCCATTGCAGCGAAGGCGAGGTGGCAAAACTGGTGGCGCGCGCGGGGGAGGAGTGTCGGGTGGTGATCGGCATCGGCGGCGGGGCGGTGCTGGATACGGCCAAGGTGGCGGCGCGCCGACTGGGTGCGCCGCTGGTGGCGATTCCGACCATTGCCGCCACCTGCTCCGCCTGGACGCCGCTTTCCGTATGGTATAACGATGCCGGGCAAGCGCTGCGTTTTGAGATTTTTACCGACGCCAACCATCTGGTGCTGGTGGAGCCGCGCATTATTTTAGCCGCGCCGGTGGAGTATCTGTTGGCCGGCGTGGGGGATACGCTGGCGAAGTGGTACGAAGCGATGGTGCTCAGCCCGCGTCCTGAAACCTTGCCGTTGACCGTGCGCCTTGGGTTGCAAACCGCGCTGGATATTCGCGACGTACTGCTGCAAAAAAGCGCCGCCGCGCTGCAGGCGGCCGCTGACGGTACGCTGACCCAGGATTTTCTTGACGTAATCGATGCGGTGATCGCCGGCGGCGGTATGGTGGGCGGATTAGGGGAGCGCTTCACGCGGGTGGCGGCCGCCCATGCGGTGCATAACGGGCTGACGGTCTTGCCGCAGACGGAGCGCTTCCTGCACGGAACAAAAGTCGCCTATGGCATCCTGGTGCAGAGCGCTCTGCTGGGCGATATCGATACGTTACGGCAATTAAAGGCCGCCTATAAGGTGCTGGGACTGCCGACATCGCTGGCCGAACTGAGTGTGGATATTAATGACCGGGCGTCCGTGCGGGCGGTGATTGAACGCACCCTGCAGCGGGAGGAGTCTATCCACTATTTACCGTTAACGCTGAATGAGTCGCTGCTGCTGGAAGCGTTTAAAACCGTAGAGACGCTGGCGGAATAA